One window of the Saccopteryx bilineata isolate mSacBil1 chromosome 2, mSacBil1_pri_phased_curated, whole genome shotgun sequence genome contains the following:
- the LOC136324666 gene encoding spermatogenesis-associated protein 31D3-like isoform X4 encodes MCLDQGSPGFLTSDLNVPVPCFIHCVITASEQSQAEKKRWDPGSPLGQHHDTVHFHQLLCPGPSWEVCNNTTAYVNHLPSSEALEDSTPSVSPLASTAPIPERSSSQSSAFSAVPSADITAPPLPKPFPSPPSNPAPNPVTTLGNFQSPSPPGHTLPPEPFPPSECKLPVHHSPPQTKDSFSLYLDQNNFHQESPAQHSTQTSFGGDPEAKLIDPGHLFFLSPVEQDSEQHCTNPRTGEDDIKQESVQLFWGLPSPHSESFTSPVQSSDHYSSIFAFSSPSNASTGPESPILPYVFPPSFSEAQPQPLPQTIPQSRSLPLTQIQPQAPL; translated from the exons cagggaagcccagggtttctaaccagcgacctcaatgttccagttccatgctttatccattgtgtcatcacag cATCGGAGCAGAGCCAAGCGGAGAAGAAAAGGTGGGACCCGGGAAG CCCCCTGGGTCAGCACCATGATACCGTCCATTTCCATCAGCTTCTATGCCCAGGCCCCTCCTGGGAGGTGTGTAATAACACAACTGCTTACGTCAACCATCTACCATCCTCAGAGGCCCTGGAAGATTCTACTCCCTCAGTGTCCCCTTTGGCTTCCACAGCTCCCATACCTGAGCGATCATCCAGTCAGTCCTCTGCCTTCTCAGCAGTTCCTTCAGCAGATATAACAGCACCTCCTCTGCCCAAGCCTTTCCCATCACCTCCCTCCAATCCTGCCCCTAACCCAGTGACCACCTTGGGTAATTTTCAGTCACCCTCACCACCGGGTCACACTCTGCCTCCAGAGCCTTTTCCTCCCTCAGAGTGCAAACTCCCTGTGCACCATTCCCCACCCCAAACCAAAGACTCATTCTCTTTGTACCTGGATCAAAATAATTTTCATCAAGAGTCTCCTGCCCAACATTCTACACAGACCTCTTTTGGGGGAGACCCTGAAGCCAAACTCATAGATCCTGGACATCTTTTCTTTCTCAGCCCTGTCGAGCAGGACTCGGAACAGCACTGCACAAACCCCAGGACTGGGGAAGACGATATAAAGCAAGAATCCGTTCAGTTATTCTGGGGTCTTCCTTCACCGCACAGCGAGTCCTTCACATCACCTGTACAGTCCTCAGATCACTACTCCTCAATCTTTGCTTTCAGTAGCCCTTCCAATGCCTCCACAGGTCCAGAATCCCCAATACTACCTTATGTCTTCCCTCCATCCTTTTCTGAGGCCCAACCTCAACCTTTGCCTCAAACCATACCCCAATCCCGGTCCCTACCTCTCACTCAGATCCAACCCCAGGCCCCCCTTTAA
- the LOC136324666 gene encoding spermatogenesis-associated protein 31D1-like isoform X3: MFQFHALSIVSSQHRSRAKRRRKGGTREGKSNYNREEEEKRELISIIKSPLGQHHDTVHFHQLLCPGPSWEVCNNTTAYVNHLPSSEALEDSTPSVSPLASTAPIPERSSSQSSAFSAVPSADITAPPLPKPFPSPPSNPAPNPVTTLGNFQSPSPPGHTLPPEPFPPSECKLPVHHSPPQTKDSFSLYLDQNNFHQESPAQHSTQTSFGGDPEAKLIDPGHLFFLSPVEQDSEQHCTNPRTGEDDIKQESVQLFWGLPSPHSESFTSPVQSSDHYSSIFAFSSPSNASTGPESPILPYVFPPSFSEAQPQPLPQTIPQSRSLPLTQIQPQAPL, from the exons atgttccagttccatgctttatccattgtgtcatcacag cATCGGAGCAGAGCCAAGCGGAGAAGAAAAGGTGGGACCCGGGAAGGTAAG AGTAATTACaacagggaagaagaggagaaaagggagctgATTTCAATCATAAAAAG CCCCCTGGGTCAGCACCATGATACCGTCCATTTCCATCAGCTTCTATGCCCAGGCCCCTCCTGGGAGGTGTGTAATAACACAACTGCTTACGTCAACCATCTACCATCCTCAGAGGCCCTGGAAGATTCTACTCCCTCAGTGTCCCCTTTGGCTTCCACAGCTCCCATACCTGAGCGATCATCCAGTCAGTCCTCTGCCTTCTCAGCAGTTCCTTCAGCAGATATAACAGCACCTCCTCTGCCCAAGCCTTTCCCATCACCTCCCTCCAATCCTGCCCCTAACCCAGTGACCACCTTGGGTAATTTTCAGTCACCCTCACCACCGGGTCACACTCTGCCTCCAGAGCCTTTTCCTCCCTCAGAGTGCAAACTCCCTGTGCACCATTCCCCACCCCAAACCAAAGACTCATTCTCTTTGTACCTGGATCAAAATAATTTTCATCAAGAGTCTCCTGCCCAACATTCTACACAGACCTCTTTTGGGGGAGACCCTGAAGCCAAACTCATAGATCCTGGACATCTTTTCTTTCTCAGCCCTGTCGAGCAGGACTCGGAACAGCACTGCACAAACCCCAGGACTGGGGAAGACGATATAAAGCAAGAATCCGTTCAGTTATTCTGGGGTCTTCCTTCACCGCACAGCGAGTCCTTCACATCACCTGTACAGTCCTCAGATCACTACTCCTCAATCTTTGCTTTCAGTAGCCCTTCCAATGCCTCCACAGGTCCAGAATCCCCAATACTACCTTATGTCTTCCCTCCATCCTTTTCTGAGGCCCAACCTCAACCTTTGCCTCAAACCATACCCCAATCCCGGTCCCTACCTCTCACTCAGATCCAACCCCAGGCCCCCCTTTAA